TCCAACAAGCTCTAAAAGTACAAAAATAATTCTTCCTCCATCAAGTGCAGGGATAGGTAATAAATTTAATACTCCTATATTTATTGAAAGAACAACACATAGACTTGCAATAGATACCCAACCAAATTTTGAAACTTCTCCTACAACTTTAAAAATTCCAACTGGACCACTAATTTCCTTTAAGCTAGCTTTTCCAGAAAAAAGTGTAAAAAATCCTTTTATTGTATCTGTAAATATTGAATTAAAAGAATTTTTGGCAAAATCTAAACTCTCTGTTGTAGATAAATTAATTTTTTTATACTTTGGTGAGATTCCTAATACTACTCTATTATTTTCTTCATCTTTTGTTAATTTTAAAGTTAAATTCTCTTCTTTACCATTTCTTTCTATTAAAGCAGGGATTTCTTCTTTATTTTGTGATGCTTTTGTAACTCCTGGAATATCAGTCCATAAATTTATTTTTTTTCCATCTAATTCTAAAATTTTATCATCTATTCTTAATATTTGCTCATTAGCCCCGCCTTTTACTAAACCACCAATGATAGCATTTTGATCATATTCTATTTTACCACTTATTTTAGCTGTTGCAAAAAGTAATATGAAAGCCATTAAAAAATTCATAAAGACTCCTGCAAATAAAACTACAAATCTTTGATAAGCTGGTTTAGAACTAAAACCATTTTCAACTTCACTTCCAATTTCCATCCCTTCTATATTAACATATCCTCCTATTGGAATTGCTCTAAAAGAATATGCAGTTTTCTTAGTGTCTACTGAAAAAACCTGTGGTCCCATCCCTATTGAAAATTCACTCACAGGCATTTTAAAAAATTTAGCAGTCAAAAAATGCCCTAATTCATGTACAAATATTATTAAACCTAGCATTACTACTGCGATTAAAAATGTCATTTATTCCTCCATCATTCCTTTTATTTTTGAGAAAATTTCATCATTTATTCTCTCTATACTTTTAATCTTATTATTTTCAACACACTCTATTTCACACCAATTATATTTTTTAGAAATAGCTGTTGCATTCTCATAAGATTTTTTTAAATAATCTTCATTAACTTCATGTATATCTTTTTTTTCAGAACCATCTATTTTATTTTTTCTATTTTCCATTAACTCTTTTGCTTTATCTATTGGCATTTTCAAAAAAATAACTATATCTGGCTCTGGAATTTTATTTTTATTATACTCCAAATCTATAAGCCACTCTAAATATTTTTCTTTTTCTCCATCATTTTGAAATTTAGAAGCCTGATGTATCATATTTGAAGTTACATATCTATCTGTTATTATAACATAATTATCAATATATTTCTTTTCCCAATTTTGTTTGAAAGAAGCATATCTATCAATAGCATACATAGTTGATATAGGATAAGGATTTACCTTAGTTGCATCTGTTCCAAATTCCCCAGCCAAATACATTTTAACTGGTTCACAAGCTGGGCTATCATAATTAGGAAAAGAAATTTTTATAGTTTTGTCATATATTTTTTTAACTCTTTCATATAGAAGTTTTGTTTGAGTTTCTTTTCCACTTGAATCAGTACCTTCTATAACAATTATTTTTCCCATTGTTCTCTCACTTTCTTTCTAGTTTCTTTGTCTACTTTTTTAATAGTATCCAAAGCATCGTCTTTATCCAAAGATAGCACTTGATGAGTATTCATAGCTTCTTCAATTATTCTATAAATATCTAAAAATTTTATTTTCTTTTTCATAAATAATTCAACTGCAATTTCATTTGAAGCATTAAAAACAGTTGGCATAGTTCCAGCTATTTTTCCGGCTCTGTATGCTAAATCAATGCCTTTAAAAGTTTTTTTATCTGGTTCTTCAAAAGTTAAATTATTAGTTTTTATTAAATCTAAAAAATTTATAGAAGAATTAAACTCTTTTTCAGGATATGTAAAAGCGTATAATATTGGAGTTTTCATATTGGCTACTCCCATTTGTGCAATAATACTTCCATCTACATATTCTACCATAGAATGAATTATACTTTGTGGATGTACTATAACTTCAATATCATCATAGTCTATATTAAACAACTCATGAGCTTCTATTACTTCAAGTCCTTTATTTACTAAGGTCGAAGAATCAATAGTAATCTTTTTACCCATAGACCAATTTGGGTGTTTTAATGCTTGTTCCACAGTAACATTTTCCAAATAAGATAAATCTTTTCCTCTAAATGTTCCTCCACTTGCAGTTATTATTAACTTTTTTACATTTTCTTTTTTAAAACCTTGTAAAGACTGAAATAGTGCCGAATGTTCACTATCCACAGGAACAATTTCTGCCTTTGGATACTCTTTTAAAAGCCTATTTATATATATTCCTGCTGATACCATAGTTTCTTTATTAGCAAGAGCTATTTTTTTTTCTCTTTTAATAGCTTCAACAGTTGCATCTATTCCAATAGCTCCACTTACTGCTGTTAATACAATATCATAATCAGAATTTTTAGATAACTTTGCAAGTCCATTTTCTCCAAAATAAATTTCTTTTATAAAAGAATAATTTTTTTTTAGATTTAAGGCATCCTGTTCAGAACCAACATAAACAGATATAGGTTTAAATTCTTCAATTTGTTTTTTTAATAAATCTATATTTCTATTTCCACTGATACCAACAACTTGATACTGTTCTTTATTATTTCTAATAAGTTCCAAAGCATTTGTTCCTATGCTTCCAGTTGAACCAAGAATTAAAATCTTTTTCATTTTTCTCTTTCTTCCTTATGTTTAATAAATTTCAAATTGATAACTTATAAATAGAGTGATGTGTATATAAACACTTACAGTAGGTAAAACTAATAACATACTATCAAACCTATCTAAGATTCCACCATGTCCCATAAGTATAGTTCCTGAATCTTTAACTCCACATTCTCTTTTAAATAAGGATTCTATTAAATCTCCAATTTGAGCAACAATAGATATTATTACTCCTAAAATAAAGGCTATAATTATTTCATTTGTTATATCTCCTTTATCTTTCCCAATAATTACTATAAACAAAGCAAAAATCAAACCTGTAAAAACAATTGAACCTATTGCTCCTTCAACAGATTTTTTAGGACTTATTTCTGTAAAACCGTTTTTAAAGAATTTTCTTCCTATTGTAACTCCTACTATCCCTGCTGATGTATCTGATATCCAAACTAAAATTTGTAATATTAAAGGTAACATCGTTCCATAGAAATAAAGGTTAATTATTTGTGAAAAAAACACAGATACATAGATAATTCCCAATAATGTAAATGATACTTTTTCCAAAGTTCCTTTTATTTGGTTTCTTAAAATTCTATATACTAACATAAAAATAACTGACATTATTAATATAACTGTAATCAGTTCAAAACTATAGACTTCCTCTAAATGATAATTAATTTTACTTAGATATATTAGATTTGGAATAACAAGGGCAACTATAACTCCAAATTTATCATAAACTTCCTTTCCAGATATCTTTATCATCTTATAAAACTCATAAGTACCAATACCAATAACTAAGTTTGTAAAAATTAGCATAGGTAAACCATAAAGATTTATTCTAAAAAAATCTTCACCTGCATATACAAATAATAATAATGGAACTCCTATCAATGCAACTAAAACTCTATTCCATTTAAACATTTTTTAATCCTCCAAATCTTCTTTCTCTCTGATTATAACTTTCAATAGCCCTATCAATTTCTTTTTCATCAAAATCTGGCCATAAAGTATCTGTGATATAAAGTTCTGAATAAGCTATTTGCCATAATAAAAAATTTGATATTCTCATTTCCCCACTTGTTCTTATAACTAAATCTGGATCTGGAAAATCATTGTATAGATATTTAGAAAATTCTTCTTCTGTTATATATTTTTTTTCATCTTCTATTATTTTATTGACTGCATCAACTATTTCTGCCCTACTTCCATAATTAAATGCAATGTTTAAAGTTATTTTATCATTATTTTTAGTTTCTTCTTCTAATTTTTCAATTTCTTTTTGTAACTTTTCTGGAACATTATCTTTTCTACCTGAAACAAAAAAACGAATCCTATTTTTCATCATATTTTTTCTTTCATTTTTTATATATTTTAAAAATAATTTCATAAGAGTTGAAACTTCATCTTGTGGTCTATTCCAATTTTCTGTTGAAAAAGCATAAACTGTTAAATATTTTACTCCAATTTCTGTAAAATATTCAAGAGCTTTTCTTAATGCTTTTGCTCCTTCTATATGTCCAAAACTTCTAGCAAGTCCTCTTTTTTTTGCCCATCTTCCATTACCATCCATAATAACTGCTATATGTTGGGGTATACTTTTTTCCATTTTATCACCTCATTAACTATACCATTTTAACATATAAAGTTAAATTTTGTTAATTAAATTTAATTTCTTTTAAAAATATTTTTAAAAATAAAAACTGTTACAAATGATTAATGTAATATATTTGCAACAGCTCCTAATTTTTTTATTTTTTTCTATCTCTTATAAAATCTGCAAGAGAAATTAAAATTTTTCCTTTCTCTTCTCCAAACTTATTTTTAATAATCTCCTTAGCCTTTTCAACAGTATCATTTAAAATCCTTTTACTTTCTTCCATACCTAAAATACTTGGATAAGTGGCCTTATGTAAATCATTATCACTACCCACAGGTTTTCCTAAATCTTCAAAAGTTCCTTCAACATCTAAAATATCATCTTTAACTTGAAAAGCTAAACCAATTAAATCTGCATATTCTTCTAAAAATTTTTTCTTATCATTTTCTACATTAGCAATAATACAAGCTATCTCAATAGGAAGTTTAATAAGTTTTCCTGTTTTATGACTATGAATATATTTTAAAGTTTCCAAATCTATTTTTTTATTTTCGCTTTCAATATCTATCATCTGTCCACCTATCATTCCATCAATTCCAGCATATTCAGAAGTTTTTGAAATAATATTTACTATCTGTTCAGAAGATAAGAATTGTATATTTTTTTGAGAAAGAACATAAAAGGCATAGGTTAAAAGTGAATCTCCTATAAGTATACCCTCAGCCTCACCAAAAACTCTATGAGTAGTCAATTTTCCTCTCCTATAATCATCATTATCAAGGGCTGGTAAATCATCATGAACAAGAGAATATGAATGTATCATCTCCAATGCTATTGCAGACTTTACACCCTTTTTTATATCTTGATTTAAAAGCTCCAAAGTAGTAAAAAGCAAAAATGGTCTTAACCTTTTTCCACCATTTAAAATAGCATATTCCATCCCCTTAGCAATAGTTTCAGGATAGGTAAGTTCTTGTAATTCTTTTTTCAATTCAG
This genomic window from Fusobacterium simiae contains:
- a CDS encoding phosphatidate cytidylyltransferase, encoding MFKWNRVLVALIGVPLLLFVYAGEDFFRINLYGLPMLIFTNLVIGIGTYEFYKMIKISGKEVYDKFGVIVALVIPNLIYLSKINYHLEEVYSFELITVILIMSVIFMLVYRILRNQIKGTLEKVSFTLLGIIYVSVFFSQIINLYFYGTMLPLILQILVWISDTSAGIVGVTIGRKFFKNGFTEISPKKSVEGAIGSIVFTGLIFALFIVIIGKDKGDITNEIIIAFILGVIISIVAQIGDLIESLFKRECGVKDSGTILMGHGGILDRFDSMLLVLPTVSVYIHITLFISYQFEIY
- the dxr gene encoding 1-deoxy-D-xylulose-5-phosphate reductoisomerase; its protein translation is MKKILILGSTGSIGTNALELIRNNKEQYQVVGISGNRNIDLLKKQIEEFKPISVYVGSEQDALNLKKNYSFIKEIYFGENGLAKLSKNSDYDIVLTAVSGAIGIDATVEAIKREKKIALANKETMVSAGIYINRLLKEYPKAEIVPVDSEHSALFQSLQGFKKENVKKLIITASGGTFRGKDLSYLENVTVEQALKHPNWSMGKKITIDSSTLVNKGLEVIEAHELFNIDYDDIEVIVHPQSIIHSMVEYVDGSIIAQMGVANMKTPILYAFTYPEKEFNSSINFLDLIKTNNLTFEEPDKKTFKGIDLAYRAGKIAGTMPTVFNASNEIAVELFMKKKIKFLDIYRIIEEAMNTHQVLSLDKDDALDTIKKVDKETRKKVREQWEK
- a CDS encoding polyprenyl synthetase family protein, with the translated sequence MKDFQVYLKEKTDFFETELKKELQELTYPETIAKGMEYAILNGGKRLRPFLLFTTLELLNQDIKKGVKSAIALEMIHSYSLVHDDLPALDNDDYRRGKLTTHRVFGEAEGILIGDSLLTYAFYVLSQKNIQFLSSEQIVNIISKTSEYAGIDGMIGGQMIDIESENKKIDLETLKYIHSHKTGKLIKLPIEIACIIANVENDKKKFLEEYADLIGLAFQVKDDILDVEGTFEDLGKPVGSDNDLHKATYPSILGMEESKRILNDTVEKAKEIIKNKFGEEKGKILISLADFIRDRKK
- a CDS encoding isoprenyl transferase, with the translated sequence MEKSIPQHIAVIMDGNGRWAKKRGLARSFGHIEGAKALRKALEYFTEIGVKYLTVYAFSTENWNRPQDEVSTLMKLFLKYIKNERKNMMKNRIRFFVSGRKDNVPEKLQKEIEKLEEETKNNDKITLNIAFNYGSRAEIVDAVNKIIEDEKKYITEEEFSKYLYNDFPDPDLVIRTSGEMRISNFLLWQIAYSELYITDTLWPDFDEKEIDRAIESYNQRERRFGGLKNV
- a CDS encoding dTMP kinase, which produces MGKIIVIEGTDSSGKETQTKLLYERVKKIYDKTIKISFPNYDSPACEPVKMYLAGEFGTDATKVNPYPISTMYAIDRYASFKQNWEKKYIDNYVIITDRYVTSNMIHQASKFQNDGEKEKYLEWLIDLEYNKNKIPEPDIVIFLKMPIDKAKELMENRKNKIDGSEKKDIHEVNEDYLKKSYENATAISKKYNWCEIECVENNKIKSIERINDEIFSKIKGMMEE
- a CDS encoding M50 family metallopeptidase, producing MTFLIAVVMLGLIIFVHELGHFLTAKFFKMPVSEFSIGMGPQVFSVDTKKTAYSFRAIPIGGYVNIEGMEIGSEVENGFSSKPAYQRFVVLFAGVFMNFLMAFILLFATAKISGKIEYDQNAIIGGLVKGGANEQILRIDDKILELDGKKINLWTDIPGVTKASQNKEEIPALIERNGKEENLTLKLTKDEENNRVVLGISPKYKKINLSTTESLDFAKNSFNSIFTDTIKGFFTLFSGKASLKEISGPVGIFKVVGEVSKFGWVSIASLCVVLSINIGVLNLLPIPALDGGRIIFVLLELVGIKVNKKWEEKLHKGGMILLLFFILMISVNDVWKLFN